The Plectropomus leopardus isolate mb chromosome 7, YSFRI_Pleo_2.0, whole genome shotgun sequence genome window below encodes:
- the atp1a3b gene encoding sodium/potassium-transporting ATPase subunit alpha-3b isoform X1, with the protein MGYGRSDSYRVATTQDKDDRSPKKKKGGTKDMDDLKKEVPITEHKMSVEEVCRKYQTDIVQGLTNAKAAEYLIRDGPNALTPPPTTPEWVKFCRQLFGGFSILLWIGAILCFLAYAIQAATEDEPAGDNLYLGIVLTAVVIITGCFSYFQEAKSSKIMESFKNMVPQQALVIREGEKVQINAEEVVAGDLIEVKGGDRIPADIRVVSAHGCKVDNSSLTGESEPQNRSPDCTHDNPLETRNIAFFSTNCVEGTARGLVICTGDRTVMGRIATLTSGLETGKTPIAKEIEHFIHIITGVAVFLGVTFFILAIILGYTWLEAVIFLIGIIVANVPEGLLATVTVCLTLTAKRMAKKNCLVKNLEAVETLGSTSTICSDKTGTLTQNRMTVAHMWFDNQIHEADTTEDQSGASFDKSSVTWLSLARIAGLCNRAQFKAGQDSLPILKRDVAGDASESALLKCIELSCGSVRLMRDKNKKVAEIPFNSTNKYQLSVHETEDPNDNRYLLVMKGAPERILDRCSTILLQGKEQPMDEELKEAFQNAYMELGGLGERVLGFCHLLLPEDQYPKGFAFDTDDVNFQTDNLCFVGLMSMIDPPRAAVPDAVGKCRSAGIKVIMVTGDHPITAKAIAKGVGIISEGNETVEDIAARLNIPISQVNPRDAKACVIHGTDLKDLSQDQMDDILRNHTEIVFARTSPQQKLIIVEGCQRLGAIVAVTGDGVNDSPALKKADIGVAMGISGSDVSKQAADMILLDDNFASIVTGVEEGRLIFDNLKKSIAYTLTSNIPEITPFLLFIIVNIPLPLGTITILCIDLGTDMVPAISLAYEMAESDIMKRQPRNPFRDKLVNERLISIAYGQIGMIQALGGFFSYFVILAENGFLPSLLVGIRLNWDDRSCNDLEDSYGQQWTYEQRKIVEFTCHTAFFVSIVVVQWADVIICKTRRNSVFQQGMKNKILIFGLFEETALAAFLSYCPGMDVALRMYPLKPTWWFCAFPYSFLIFVYDEVRKLLIRHNPGGWVEKETYY; encoded by the exons ATGGGG taTGGGCGGTCAGACAGTTACCGCGTTGCCACCACACAGGACAAAGATGACCGATCCcccaagaagaagaagggggGAACCAAGGACATGGATGACCTGAAGAAGGAAGTGCCCATT ACAGAACATAAGATGTCCGTAGAGGAGGTATGCAGGAAATACCAGACTGACATTGTCCAG GGGCTGACCAATGCCAAGGCAGCAGAGTATCTGATCAGGGACGGTCCCAATGCTCTCACCCCTCCTCCCACCACCCCCGAGTGGGTCAAGTTCTGTCGCCAGCTGTTTGGTGGATTCTCCATCCTGCTGTGGATCGGCGCCATCCTCTGCTTCCTGGCCTACGCCATCCAGGCAGCCACTGAGGACGAACCTGCAGGAGACAAT TTGTACCTAGGTATTGTGCTCACAGCTGTTGTCATCATTACCGGTTGCTTCTCATACTTTCAAGAGGCCAAGAGCTCCAAAATCATGGAATCTTTCAAGAACATGGTGCCTCAG CAAGCGTTGGTGATCCGTGAGGGTGAGAAGGTACAGATCAACGCTGAAGAAGTGGTGGCTGGAGATCTGATTGAAGTGAAGGGAGGAGACAGGATCCCTGCTGACATCAGGGTGGTTTCTGCTCATGGATGcaag GTTGATAACTCCTCCCTAACAGGCGAGTCAGAGCCCCAGAACAGGTCACCTGACTGTACCCATGACAACCCCTTGGAGACCCGCAACATTGCTTTCTTCTCCACCAACTGTGTGGAAG GCACAGCTCGTGGCCTCGTTATCTGCACTGGAGACCGCACAGTCATGGGTCGCATTGCTACTCTGACCTCTGGCCTGGAGACCGGAAAAACCCCCATCGCCAAAGAGATCGAGCATTTCATCCACATCATCACAGGTGTGGCCGTCTTCCTGGGCGTCACCTTCTTCATCCTGGCCATCATCCTGGGTTACACCTGGCTGGAAGCTGTCATCTTCCTCATTGGTATCATTGTGGCTAACGTGCCTGAAGGGCTGCTGGCCACTGTCACT GTGTGTCTGACCCTGACTGCCAAACGTATGGCTAAGAAGAACTGCCTGGTGAAGAACTTGGAAGCTGTGGAAACCCTCGGCTCCACCTCCACCATCTGCTCTGACAAGACCGGCACCCTGACCCAGAACAGGATGACCGTGGCCCACATGTGGTTTGACAACCAGATCCACGAGGCCGACACCACCGAGGACCAGTCTG GTGCCTCTTTTGACAAGAGCTCAGTGACCTGGCTGTCCCTGGCTCGTATCGCCGGTCTGTGTAACCGTGCTCAGTTCAAAGCAGGACAAGACTCACTGCCCATCCTGAAGCGTGACGTGGCCGGAGATGCCTCAGAGTCAGCCCTGCTGAAGTGTATCGAGCTGTCTTGTGGCTCAGTCAGGTTGATGAGGGATAAGAACAAGAAGGTGGCTGAGATCCCCTTTAACTCCACCAACAAATACCAG CTTTCAGTGCATGAGACAGAGGATCCCAATGACAACCGCTACCTGCTGGTGATGAAGGGAGCCCCTGAGAGGATCCTGGACCGCTGCTCCACCATCTTGCTGCAGGGGAAGGAACAGCCCATGGACGAGGAGCTCAAGGAAGCTTTCCAGAATGCTTACATGGAGCTGGGAGGACTGGGAGAGAGAGTATTGG GTTTCTGCCACTTGCTGCTGCCAGAGGATCAGTACCCCAAGGGCTTTGCCTTTGACACAGATGATGTCAACTTCCAGACAGACAACCTTTGCTTTGTTGGCCTCATGTCCATGATCGACCCTCCTCGTGCTGCTGTGCCTGATGCTGTTGGCAAATGCCGATCTGCTGGTATCAag GTCATCATGGTCACTGGAGATCACCCAATCACAGCCAAGGCCATTGCCAAGGGAGTGGGCATCATCTCAGAGGGCAACGAGACAGTGGAGGACATTGCAGCTCGTCTCAACATTCCTATCAGCCAAGTCAACCCCAG GGACGCCAAGGCCTGTGTGATCCACGGCACAGACCTCAAAGATCTGTCTCAGGATCAGATGGACGACATCCTGAGGAATCACACAGAGATTGTCTTTGCCAGAACCTCGCCACAGCAGAAGCTCATCATCGTAGAGGGTTGCCAGAGACTG GGTGCCATTGTAGCTGTGACAGGCGATGGTGTGAATGACTCCCCTGCGCTGAAAAAGGCCGACATTGGTGTTGCCATGGGAATCTCTGGCTCGGATGTGTCCAAACAGGCTGCAGACATGATCTTGTTGGATGATAACTTTGCCTCTATTGTCACAGGAGTGGAAGAAG GCCGTTTGATCTTTGATAACCTTAAGAAGTCCATCGCCTACACCCTGACCAGCAACATCCCAGAGATCACTCCCTTCCTGTTGTTCATCATCGTCAACATCCCTCTGCCACTGGGAACCATCACTATCCTCTGTATCGACCTGGGAACTGACATG GTGCCAGCCATCTCCCTGGCTTATGAAATGGCTGAGAGTGACATCATGAAGCGTCAGCCCCGGAACCCATTCAGGGACAAGCTGGTGAATGAGAGGCTTATCAGCATTGCTTATGGACAGATTG GTATGATCCAGGCCCTGGGAGGTTTCTTCTCCTACTTTGTCATCTTGGCTGAAAATGGTTTCCTGCCCAGTCTACTCGTAGGCATAAGGCTCAACTGGGATGACCGCTCCTGCAACGACCTGGAAGACAGCTATGGTCAGCAGTGG ACATATGAGCAGAGGAAGATTGTGGAGTTCACATGCCACACAGCCTTCTTTGTCAGTATTGTGGTCGTGCAGTGGGCTGATGTCATTATCTGCAAGACCAGACGTAACTCCGTGTTCCAGCAAGGCATGAA GAACAAGATTTTGATCTTCGGCCTGTTTGAAGAGACAGCCCTGGCTGCCTTCCTGTCCTACTGCCCAGGCATGGATGTGGCTCTCAGGATGTATCCTCTAAA ACCTACCTGGTGGTTTTGTGCATTCCCCTATAGTTTTCTCATCTTTGTTTATGATGAAGTCCGAAAACTTCTCATCCGTCATAACCCTGGAG GTTGGGTGGAAAAGGAGACATACTATTGA
- the atp1a3b gene encoding sodium/potassium-transporting ATPase subunit alpha-3b isoform X2, with amino-acid sequence MGDKDDRSPKKKKGGTKDMDDLKKEVPITEHKMSVEEVCRKYQTDIVQGLTNAKAAEYLIRDGPNALTPPPTTPEWVKFCRQLFGGFSILLWIGAILCFLAYAIQAATEDEPAGDNLYLGIVLTAVVIITGCFSYFQEAKSSKIMESFKNMVPQQALVIREGEKVQINAEEVVAGDLIEVKGGDRIPADIRVVSAHGCKVDNSSLTGESEPQNRSPDCTHDNPLETRNIAFFSTNCVEGTARGLVICTGDRTVMGRIATLTSGLETGKTPIAKEIEHFIHIITGVAVFLGVTFFILAIILGYTWLEAVIFLIGIIVANVPEGLLATVTVCLTLTAKRMAKKNCLVKNLEAVETLGSTSTICSDKTGTLTQNRMTVAHMWFDNQIHEADTTEDQSGASFDKSSVTWLSLARIAGLCNRAQFKAGQDSLPILKRDVAGDASESALLKCIELSCGSVRLMRDKNKKVAEIPFNSTNKYQLSVHETEDPNDNRYLLVMKGAPERILDRCSTILLQGKEQPMDEELKEAFQNAYMELGGLGERVLGFCHLLLPEDQYPKGFAFDTDDVNFQTDNLCFVGLMSMIDPPRAAVPDAVGKCRSAGIKVIMVTGDHPITAKAIAKGVGIISEGNETVEDIAARLNIPISQVNPRDAKACVIHGTDLKDLSQDQMDDILRNHTEIVFARTSPQQKLIIVEGCQRLGAIVAVTGDGVNDSPALKKADIGVAMGISGSDVSKQAADMILLDDNFASIVTGVEEGRLIFDNLKKSIAYTLTSNIPEITPFLLFIIVNIPLPLGTITILCIDLGTDMVPAISLAYEMAESDIMKRQPRNPFRDKLVNERLISIAYGQIGMIQALGGFFSYFVILAENGFLPSLLVGIRLNWDDRSCNDLEDSYGQQWTYEQRKIVEFTCHTAFFVSIVVVQWADVIICKTRRNSVFQQGMKNKILIFGLFEETALAAFLSYCPGMDVALRMYPLKPTWWFCAFPYSFLIFVYDEVRKLLIRHNPGGWVEKETYY; translated from the exons ATGGGG GACAAAGATGACCGATCCcccaagaagaagaagggggGAACCAAGGACATGGATGACCTGAAGAAGGAAGTGCCCATT ACAGAACATAAGATGTCCGTAGAGGAGGTATGCAGGAAATACCAGACTGACATTGTCCAG GGGCTGACCAATGCCAAGGCAGCAGAGTATCTGATCAGGGACGGTCCCAATGCTCTCACCCCTCCTCCCACCACCCCCGAGTGGGTCAAGTTCTGTCGCCAGCTGTTTGGTGGATTCTCCATCCTGCTGTGGATCGGCGCCATCCTCTGCTTCCTGGCCTACGCCATCCAGGCAGCCACTGAGGACGAACCTGCAGGAGACAAT TTGTACCTAGGTATTGTGCTCACAGCTGTTGTCATCATTACCGGTTGCTTCTCATACTTTCAAGAGGCCAAGAGCTCCAAAATCATGGAATCTTTCAAGAACATGGTGCCTCAG CAAGCGTTGGTGATCCGTGAGGGTGAGAAGGTACAGATCAACGCTGAAGAAGTGGTGGCTGGAGATCTGATTGAAGTGAAGGGAGGAGACAGGATCCCTGCTGACATCAGGGTGGTTTCTGCTCATGGATGcaag GTTGATAACTCCTCCCTAACAGGCGAGTCAGAGCCCCAGAACAGGTCACCTGACTGTACCCATGACAACCCCTTGGAGACCCGCAACATTGCTTTCTTCTCCACCAACTGTGTGGAAG GCACAGCTCGTGGCCTCGTTATCTGCACTGGAGACCGCACAGTCATGGGTCGCATTGCTACTCTGACCTCTGGCCTGGAGACCGGAAAAACCCCCATCGCCAAAGAGATCGAGCATTTCATCCACATCATCACAGGTGTGGCCGTCTTCCTGGGCGTCACCTTCTTCATCCTGGCCATCATCCTGGGTTACACCTGGCTGGAAGCTGTCATCTTCCTCATTGGTATCATTGTGGCTAACGTGCCTGAAGGGCTGCTGGCCACTGTCACT GTGTGTCTGACCCTGACTGCCAAACGTATGGCTAAGAAGAACTGCCTGGTGAAGAACTTGGAAGCTGTGGAAACCCTCGGCTCCACCTCCACCATCTGCTCTGACAAGACCGGCACCCTGACCCAGAACAGGATGACCGTGGCCCACATGTGGTTTGACAACCAGATCCACGAGGCCGACACCACCGAGGACCAGTCTG GTGCCTCTTTTGACAAGAGCTCAGTGACCTGGCTGTCCCTGGCTCGTATCGCCGGTCTGTGTAACCGTGCTCAGTTCAAAGCAGGACAAGACTCACTGCCCATCCTGAAGCGTGACGTGGCCGGAGATGCCTCAGAGTCAGCCCTGCTGAAGTGTATCGAGCTGTCTTGTGGCTCAGTCAGGTTGATGAGGGATAAGAACAAGAAGGTGGCTGAGATCCCCTTTAACTCCACCAACAAATACCAG CTTTCAGTGCATGAGACAGAGGATCCCAATGACAACCGCTACCTGCTGGTGATGAAGGGAGCCCCTGAGAGGATCCTGGACCGCTGCTCCACCATCTTGCTGCAGGGGAAGGAACAGCCCATGGACGAGGAGCTCAAGGAAGCTTTCCAGAATGCTTACATGGAGCTGGGAGGACTGGGAGAGAGAGTATTGG GTTTCTGCCACTTGCTGCTGCCAGAGGATCAGTACCCCAAGGGCTTTGCCTTTGACACAGATGATGTCAACTTCCAGACAGACAACCTTTGCTTTGTTGGCCTCATGTCCATGATCGACCCTCCTCGTGCTGCTGTGCCTGATGCTGTTGGCAAATGCCGATCTGCTGGTATCAag GTCATCATGGTCACTGGAGATCACCCAATCACAGCCAAGGCCATTGCCAAGGGAGTGGGCATCATCTCAGAGGGCAACGAGACAGTGGAGGACATTGCAGCTCGTCTCAACATTCCTATCAGCCAAGTCAACCCCAG GGACGCCAAGGCCTGTGTGATCCACGGCACAGACCTCAAAGATCTGTCTCAGGATCAGATGGACGACATCCTGAGGAATCACACAGAGATTGTCTTTGCCAGAACCTCGCCACAGCAGAAGCTCATCATCGTAGAGGGTTGCCAGAGACTG GGTGCCATTGTAGCTGTGACAGGCGATGGTGTGAATGACTCCCCTGCGCTGAAAAAGGCCGACATTGGTGTTGCCATGGGAATCTCTGGCTCGGATGTGTCCAAACAGGCTGCAGACATGATCTTGTTGGATGATAACTTTGCCTCTATTGTCACAGGAGTGGAAGAAG GCCGTTTGATCTTTGATAACCTTAAGAAGTCCATCGCCTACACCCTGACCAGCAACATCCCAGAGATCACTCCCTTCCTGTTGTTCATCATCGTCAACATCCCTCTGCCACTGGGAACCATCACTATCCTCTGTATCGACCTGGGAACTGACATG GTGCCAGCCATCTCCCTGGCTTATGAAATGGCTGAGAGTGACATCATGAAGCGTCAGCCCCGGAACCCATTCAGGGACAAGCTGGTGAATGAGAGGCTTATCAGCATTGCTTATGGACAGATTG GTATGATCCAGGCCCTGGGAGGTTTCTTCTCCTACTTTGTCATCTTGGCTGAAAATGGTTTCCTGCCCAGTCTACTCGTAGGCATAAGGCTCAACTGGGATGACCGCTCCTGCAACGACCTGGAAGACAGCTATGGTCAGCAGTGG ACATATGAGCAGAGGAAGATTGTGGAGTTCACATGCCACACAGCCTTCTTTGTCAGTATTGTGGTCGTGCAGTGGGCTGATGTCATTATCTGCAAGACCAGACGTAACTCCGTGTTCCAGCAAGGCATGAA GAACAAGATTTTGATCTTCGGCCTGTTTGAAGAGACAGCCCTGGCTGCCTTCCTGTCCTACTGCCCAGGCATGGATGTGGCTCTCAGGATGTATCCTCTAAA ACCTACCTGGTGGTTTTGTGCATTCCCCTATAGTTTTCTCATCTTTGTTTATGATGAAGTCCGAAAACTTCTCATCCGTCATAACCCTGGAG GTTGGGTGGAAAAGGAGACATACTATTGA
- the rabac1 gene encoding prenylated Rab acceptor protein 1 codes for MPSGAPTGENCLVDMDSKAGDLFSAEDAHPTGTGGAGILAKLWLPKGFSASMAKEWIDRRRVSIRPWASFVDQRKFSKPRNFGELCQRVVKNVETYNSNYTFIFLGLILYCIISSPMLLIALAVFAGAFYIIHLKSLESKLVVLGRELTVPHQMSLAGAVSLPVFWLAGAGAAVFWVLGATLFVIGSHAAFRELEGSDMEELLMEPV; via the exons ATGCCATCTGGAGCTCCAACGGGGGAGAACTGCCTTGTAGACATGGACAGCAAGGCTGGAGATCTGTTCAGTGCTGAGGATGCTCATCCAACTGGCACAGGCGGAGCTGGAATCTTGGCAAA GCTCTGGCTCCCCAAAGGCTTCTCAGCCAGCATGGCTAAAGAGTGGATCGACAGGCGCAGAGTGTCAATTCGACCCTGGGCCAGCTTCGTGGACCAACGCAAGTTTTCAAAACCCCGCAACTTTGGAGAGTTGTGTCAGAGGGTGGTGAAAAACGTGGAAACTTATAACAGCAACTATACCTTCATCTTCCTGGGTCTCATCCTCTACTGCAT TATCAGCTCTCCCATGCTACTGATTGCCTTGGCTGTGTTCGCTGGTGCCTTCTACATAATTCACCTCAAGTCCCTGGAGTCCAAACTGGTTGTCCTCG GCCGGGAGCTGACTGTCCCTCACCAGATGAGTCTGGCTGGAGCTGTTTCTCTACCTGTGTTCTGGTTGGCCGGCGCTGGAGCTGCAGTCTTTTGGGTTCTGG GAGCAACGCTGTTTGTGATTGGCTCTCACGCTGCGTTCCGTGAGCTGGAAGGGTCCGACATGGAAGAGCTCCTCATGGAGCCCGTGTGA